Proteins from a genomic interval of Zingiber officinale cultivar Zhangliang chromosome 2A, Zo_v1.1, whole genome shotgun sequence:
- the LOC122043610 gene encoding zinc finger BED domain-containing protein RICESLEEPER 2-like, with protein MATIDVKDIRQYIIAMDEGMWNIFKYFELRVCYFSRNTIKSDIKKIYGAKFGKLRTELLACPGVALAETIYSLAYDWGIEKKLFSITLDNVSVNDVCVEILKTQLRLKNALSFDGTLFHVRYYAHILNLIVQDGLKEIDIVVDRIREFVKYVKGSQRRKEKFKNCVSQTSIDSKRALIQDVPTRWNSTYMMLSSALYYRLAFCHLQLSDSNFQSCLIAEERSRYPTSNLYSPHVFVIQLKLHEESSSQDLYMKKIADQMFVKFNKYWCEFNVLFAIAVIFDPRYKFRFVGFSYGKLYGSGSQELMKDDISKESSNAFKEFEDFEFAANAKKSQLEMYLDEPRIASELAFNLGGRILDQYHSSMSPQVVEALICRRDWLFGENDISLVKLEDVSQNIMALDLNKGEAKSGLMEGANLNIG; from the exons ATGGCGACCATCGATGTCAAAGACATTAGACAGTACATAATTGCTATGGATGAAG GAATGTGGAATATCTTTAAGTactttgaattgagagtttgttaTTTCTCCAGAAACACTATAAAGTCTGACATTAAGAAGATTTATGGTGCTAAATTTGGTAAACTACGTACTGAGTTACTTGCATGCCCTG GGGTTGCTTTGGCTGAAACAATTTATAGTTTGGCTTATGATTGGGGTATTGAAAAGAAGTTGTTTTCTATCACTTTGGATAATGTTAGTGTGAATGATGTTTGTGTTGAAATACTTAAAACTCAGCTTAGGTTAAAGAATGCTTTGAGTTTTGATGGCACTTTGTTTCATGTTCGATATTATGCACATATTCTCAATTTGATTGTACAAGATGGTTTGAAAGAGATTGACATTGTCGTGGATAGGATTAGAGAATTTGTGAAATATGTTAAGGGTTCTCAACGAAGAAAGGAAAAGTTCAAGAATTGTGTTTCCCAAACTTCTATAGATTCTAAAAGAGCATTAATACAAGATGTTCCGACTAGATGGAATTCTACATATATGATGCTTTCTAGTGCTCTTTACTATCGTCTTGCTTTTTGCCATCTTCAATTGAGTGATTCTAATTTTCAAAGTTGTCTAATTGCAGAAGAGCg ATCTCGTTATCCAACATCAAACTTGTATTCTCCTCATGTTTTTGTAATCCAGTTGAAGTTACATGAAGAGTCATCTAGTCAAGATTTGTATATGAAGAAGATAGCTGATCAAATGTTTGTCAAATTCAACAAATATTGGTGTGAATTCAATGTTTTATTTGCCATTGCTGTGATATTTGATCCACGGTACAAGTTTCGATTTGTTGGATTTAGTTATGGAAAGCTCTATGGTTCTGGGTCTCAAGAATTAATGAAA GATGATATTAGTAAAGAATCTTCAAATGCTTTCAAG GAATTTGAGGATTTTGAGTTTGCTGCCAATGCTAAAAAAAGTCAATTAGAGATGTATTTAGATGAACCAAGAA TTGCATCTGAATTGGCTTTTAATCTTGGTGGTAGAATTCTTGACCAATATCATAGTTCAATGTCTCCACAAGTTGTTGAAGCGTTAATATGTAGAAGAGATTGGCTCTTTGGAGAAAACG ATATATCTCTGGTCAAATTGGAAGATGTAAGTCAAAACATTATGGCTTTGGACCTCAACAAAGGTGAAGCAAAATCTGGTTTGATGGAAGGTGCAAATTTAAATATTGGGTAA